The Nomia melanderi isolate GNS246 chromosome 7, iyNomMela1, whole genome shotgun sequence genome includes a window with the following:
- the RhoGAP68F gene encoding rho GTPase activating protein at 68F isoform X2: MEADYQPTLSPTRTLTAIANDVEDPYPSLSDYHDYEPNLEFDDTELQTTSNNAVQLLEEKLDLISSGAGTGIDYLESPVSDGTIEENFEEALVDAPVIISEDLAALDGDLADEEDYIDISRYGIVEVVGDDSAGRKVIVVSACKLPPVGKETFNHAKLLRYLTHTLDTFVEQDYSLVYFHYGLTSKNKPPLSWLWQAYKAFDRKYKKNLKALYLVHPTNFIRIVWQIFKPAISAKFGRKMMYVNYLEELAQYINLDQLIIPPQVIEHNEQLMLKNKKNLPTSPPQSTVTTPVGTTQFGASLLFIKENNNGDPIPPIVRQCVEFLDTPDALETEGIFRRSANVAVVKELQNRYNQGLPIDFHGDPHIAAVLLKTFLRELDEPLMTYELYDEITQFQTLSKDERPRKVNILILEKLPEDNYQVLKYIVQFLSRVMDRCDLNKMTSSNLAVVFGPNLVRAPPSRGMSLSAIGPINQFIDFLFTHQDTIFII, translated from the exons ATGGAAGCGGACTATCAACCAACGCTTAGCCCAACGCGAACTTTGACAG cAATAGCTAATGACGTCGAAGACCCATATCCAAGTTTGTCAGACTATCATGATTATGAGCCCAACTTGGAATTCGATGATACTGAGCTGCAGACGACTTCAAATAATG cTGTACAGcttttagaagaaaaattggATTTGATTAGCAGTGGCGCAGGTACTGGAATCGATTATTTGGAGAGTCCAGTGAGCGATGGAACGATTGAAGAGAATTTCGAAGAAGCTTTGGTAGATGCTCCAGTTATCATATCCG AGGACCTTGCTGCATTGGATGGTGACCTCGCAGATGAAGaagattatattgatatatcgAGATACGGTATTGTAGAAGTGGTTGGAGACGACAGTGCTGGTCGCAAAGTAATAGTTGTATCCGCGTGCAAGTTACCTCCTGTtggaaaagaaacatttaatcaTGCTAAGCTTCTTAG GTATCTCACACATACTTTAGACACATTTGTGGAACAAGACTATAGCCTTGTTTATTTTCACTATGGTCTTACTTCTAAGAATAAGCCACCATTATCCTGGTTATGGCAAGCGTATAAAGCTTTTGACAGAAAGTATAAAAAGAACTTGAAAGCTTTATATTTAGTGCATCCTACTAATTTCATTAGGATTGTATGGCAAATATTTAAGCCAGCTATTAg CGCGAAATTTGGTCGTAAAATGATGTACGTTAATTATTTGGAGGAACTGGCACAATATATTAATCTTGATCAACTTATTATACCTCCTCAAGTAATAGA ACACAATGAACAGCTAATGTTAAAGAACAAAAAGAATTTACCTACAAGTCCACCTCAGAGTACGGTAACAACGCCAGTTGGTACCACTCAATTTGGAGCAAGTCTCCTTTTCATAAAGGAAAACAACAATGGTGATCCCATACCACCAATAGTGCGACAATGTGTTGAATTTCTTGATACTCCTGATG CGCtagaaacagaaggaatattTAGACGATCAGCTAATGTAGCAGTAGTTAAAGAACTTCAGAATCGCTATAATCAAGGGTTACCTATTGATTTTCATGGAGATCCACATATAGCAGCAGTTCTTCTAAAAACATTTCTTCGTGAATTAGATGAACCACTTATGACATATGAATTGTATGATGAAATAACACAATTTCAGA CTCTGTCAAAAGATGAACGTCCAAGAAAAGTAAACATATTAATACTTGAGAAACTACCAGAGGACAATTAtcaagttttaaaatatattgtacaatttctATCAAGG GTAATGGATAGATGTGATTTAAACAAAATGACATCCAGTAATCTTGCTGTGGTATTTGGTCCAAATCTTGTCAGAGCACCACCATCACGTGGAATGTCACTTTCTGCAATAGGTCCTATTAATCAATTTATAGATTTTCTATTCACTCATCAggatacaatatttattatttaa
- the RhoGAP68F gene encoding rho GTPase activating protein at 68F isoform X1, translating into MEADYQPTLSPTRTLTAIANDVEDPYPSLSDYHDYEPNLEFDDTELQTTSNNAVQLLEEKLDLISSGAGTGIDYLESPVSDGTIEENFEEALVDAPVIISAEDLAALDGDLADEEDYIDISRYGIVEVVGDDSAGRKVIVVSACKLPPVGKETFNHAKLLRYLTHTLDTFVEQDYSLVYFHYGLTSKNKPPLSWLWQAYKAFDRKYKKNLKALYLVHPTNFIRIVWQIFKPAISAKFGRKMMYVNYLEELAQYINLDQLIIPPQVIEHNEQLMLKNKKNLPTSPPQSTVTTPVGTTQFGASLLFIKENNNGDPIPPIVRQCVEFLDTPDALETEGIFRRSANVAVVKELQNRYNQGLPIDFHGDPHIAAVLLKTFLRELDEPLMTYELYDEITQFQTLSKDERPRKVNILILEKLPEDNYQVLKYIVQFLSRVMDRCDLNKMTSSNLAVVFGPNLVRAPPSRGMSLSAIGPINQFIDFLFTHQDTIFII; encoded by the exons ATGGAAGCGGACTATCAACCAACGCTTAGCCCAACGCGAACTTTGACAG cAATAGCTAATGACGTCGAAGACCCATATCCAAGTTTGTCAGACTATCATGATTATGAGCCCAACTTGGAATTCGATGATACTGAGCTGCAGACGACTTCAAATAATG cTGTACAGcttttagaagaaaaattggATTTGATTAGCAGTGGCGCAGGTACTGGAATCGATTATTTGGAGAGTCCAGTGAGCGATGGAACGATTGAAGAGAATTTCGAAGAAGCTTTGGTAGATGCTCCAGTTATCATATCCG CAGAGGACCTTGCTGCATTGGATGGTGACCTCGCAGATGAAGaagattatattgatatatcgAGATACGGTATTGTAGAAGTGGTTGGAGACGACAGTGCTGGTCGCAAAGTAATAGTTGTATCCGCGTGCAAGTTACCTCCTGTtggaaaagaaacatttaatcaTGCTAAGCTTCTTAG GTATCTCACACATACTTTAGACACATTTGTGGAACAAGACTATAGCCTTGTTTATTTTCACTATGGTCTTACTTCTAAGAATAAGCCACCATTATCCTGGTTATGGCAAGCGTATAAAGCTTTTGACAGAAAGTATAAAAAGAACTTGAAAGCTTTATATTTAGTGCATCCTACTAATTTCATTAGGATTGTATGGCAAATATTTAAGCCAGCTATTAg CGCGAAATTTGGTCGTAAAATGATGTACGTTAATTATTTGGAGGAACTGGCACAATATATTAATCTTGATCAACTTATTATACCTCCTCAAGTAATAGA ACACAATGAACAGCTAATGTTAAAGAACAAAAAGAATTTACCTACAAGTCCACCTCAGAGTACGGTAACAACGCCAGTTGGTACCACTCAATTTGGAGCAAGTCTCCTTTTCATAAAGGAAAACAACAATGGTGATCCCATACCACCAATAGTGCGACAATGTGTTGAATTTCTTGATACTCCTGATG CGCtagaaacagaaggaatattTAGACGATCAGCTAATGTAGCAGTAGTTAAAGAACTTCAGAATCGCTATAATCAAGGGTTACCTATTGATTTTCATGGAGATCCACATATAGCAGCAGTTCTTCTAAAAACATTTCTTCGTGAATTAGATGAACCACTTATGACATATGAATTGTATGATGAAATAACACAATTTCAGA CTCTGTCAAAAGATGAACGTCCAAGAAAAGTAAACATATTAATACTTGAGAAACTACCAGAGGACAATTAtcaagttttaaaatatattgtacaatttctATCAAGG GTAATGGATAGATGTGATTTAAACAAAATGACATCCAGTAATCTTGCTGTGGTATTTGGTCCAAATCTTGTCAGAGCACCACCATCACGTGGAATGTCACTTTCTGCAATAGGTCCTATTAATCAATTTATAGATTTTCTATTCACTCATCAggatacaatatttattatttaa
- the Rab21 gene encoding RAS oncogene family member Rab21, translated as MASSVSTAGNGYNFKVVLLGEGCVGKTSVALRYVEDKFNDRHISTLQASFLNKKLTVNGKKVNLAIWDTAGQEKFHALGPIYYRMSNGAILVYDITDEDTFQKVKNWVKELKKMLGSEISLAIAGNKMDLEKDRSIAVEEAEEYAKQVGAMHFHTSAKLNQNIEEMFLDLTKRMIQHADEVEQKSTLTRTSSTRRNVVVVEDEAEETEPVKSSCCGGSSQTS; from the exons ATGGCCAGTTCAGTTAGTACTGCTGGTAATGGTTATAATTTTAAAGTGGTTCTACTCGGCGAAGGATGTGTCGGAAAAACCTCTGTTGCGTTGCGATATGTCGAAGATAAATTCAATGATAGGCATATCAGCACATTACag GCTTCctttttaaataagaaattgactGTAAATGGGAAAAAGGTGAACTTGGCAATATGGGATACTGCTGGTCAAGAAAAGTTTCACGCGCTTGGACCCATTTATTATAGAATGTCCAATGGTGCCATTTTAGTTTACGATATTACAGATGAAGATACATTTCAAAAG gtGAAAAATTGGGTTAAAGAACTTAAAAAGATGTTAGGCAGTGAAATTTCATTGGCGATAGCAGGAAATAAAATGGATTTAGAAAAAGACAGGAGTATTGCTGTAGAAGAAGCTGAGGA GTATGCAAAACAAGTGGGAGCTATGCATTTTCATACTTCTGCAAAATTAAACCAGAACattgaagaaatgtttttgGATTTAACAAAAAGAATGATACAACATGCTGATGAAGTAGAACAAAAATCTACATTAACAAGGACAAGTAGTACACGACGTAATGTCGTTGTAGTTGAAGATGAGGCTGAAGAAACAGAGCCAGTTAAGAGTTCCTGTTGCGGCGGCTCTTCACAAACATCTTAA